Proteins encoded in a region of the Clostridium beijerinckii genome:
- a CDS encoding DUF47 domain-containing protein, whose protein sequence is MFNLNPKEDKFYKMFIEAAQNVEEGAKVLRESLNSLSNIELNVSKIEELEHNGDRLVNVMVKELNDSFITPFDREDIYLLIKRLDDILDLINSTIHRFVMFNVTKSTEPAKYLADMIIKCTKLISELMDELHLIGGKNSINQKILTINQIESEVDRLFRNTVGDLFRNEKDPIEIIKWKEIYQILENTIDKCEKIANIVEGVVIKNV, encoded by the coding sequence ATGTTTAATTTAAATCCAAAAGAAGATAAGTTCTATAAAATGTTTATAGAAGCTGCACAAAATGTAGAGGAAGGTGCAAAAGTATTAAGAGAAAGCCTAAACTCATTATCCAATATTGAACTTAATGTTAGCAAGATCGAAGAATTAGAACATAACGGTGATAGATTAGTAAATGTTATGGTTAAAGAATTAAATGATTCATTTATAACTCCTTTTGATAGAGAAGATATTTATCTATTGATTAAAAGGTTAGATGATATTTTAGATTTAATCAACTCAACAATACATAGATTTGTAATGTTTAACGTTACTAAAAGTACAGAACCAGCAAAATATTTAGCTGATATGATAATAAAGTGTACAAAACTCATATCTGAATTAATGGATGAACTTCATTTAATAGGTGGCAAAAATAGCATAAATCAAAAAATACTAACAATAAACCAAATAGAAAGTGAAGTAGATCGTTTATTTAGAAATACAGTAGGTGATTTGTTTAGAAATGAAAAAGATCCTATAGAAATTATAAAATGGAAAGAAATATATCAAATATTAGAAAACACTATTGATAAGTGTGAAAAAATTGCAAATATTGTAGAGGGAGTTGTCATTAAGAATGTTTAG
- a CDS encoding MBL fold metallo-hydrolase has product MGNKMVEFLAEITERSLQITSDILVLQFTIVNSCIISSSDSKWVIVDTGLENSAEYIIKCAENKFGKGSSPEAIILTHGHFDHVGSVIKLAEYYDVPVYIHELEIPYITGKKDYPLADPTVDEGLVAKISRTFPHTSIDLGKYAVPLPKDYSVPGLDGWTYIHTPGHSEGHISLFNEKNRVLIVGDAFATVKQESIMSVLTQREHIDGPPKYLTTDWKKAEESVKLLWELKPNLAIPSHGKPMEGSELREHLKYLIDNFYEIAKPEQGKFV; this is encoded by the coding sequence ATGGGAAATAAAATGGTAGAATTTTTAGCGGAAATTACTGAAAGATCATTGCAAATTACTTCAGATATATTAGTTTTGCAATTTACTATTGTTAATTCGTGCATTATAAGCAGTAGTGATAGTAAGTGGGTGATTGTAGACACTGGACTTGAGAATTCAGCTGAGTATATTATTAAATGTGCAGAAAATAAATTTGGAAAAGGAAGCTCGCCAGAAGCTATAATTCTTACTCATGGACATTTTGATCATGTTGGTTCTGTTATTAAATTGGCGGAGTATTACGATGTTCCAGTATATATTCATGAGCTTGAAATTCCGTATATAACTGGGAAAAAGGATTATCCATTAGCAGATCCTACTGTAGATGAAGGATTGGTGGCAAAAATATCAAGGACTTTTCCTCATACAAGTATTGATTTAGGAAAATATGCAGTTCCGCTTCCTAAGGATTATAGTGTACCTGGATTGGATGGATGGACATATATTCATACACCAGGACATTCAGAAGGGCATATTTCATTATTCAATGAGAAAAATAGAGTCCTTATTGTTGGCGATGCTTTTGCAACAGTGAAACAAGAATCTATAATGTCTGTCTTAACTCAAAGAGAACACATAGATGGTCCGCCTAAATATCTAACTACAGACTGGAAGAAAGCAGAAGAATCTGTAAAATTACTTTGGGAGTTAAAACCCAATTTGGCGATTCCAAGTCATGGAAAACCTATGGAAGGGAGCGAACTTAGGGAGCATCTAAAATATCTCATAGATAATTTTTATGAAATTGCAAAGCCTGAGCAAGGAAAATTTGTTTAA
- a CDS encoding phage holin family protein: MVHDKEHSAKEGSNNRSIGGWIVRLVLTVVVLGITSFLTPGFTITGMWSFLIAAVVISVIDYLVEAFMGVDASPFGRGLKGFFIAAIILYVAQFFVPTMAVSILGAIIAALVIGILDAVLPGKVM; the protein is encoded by the coding sequence ATGGTACATGATAAAGAACATTCAGCAAAAGAGGGTTCTAATAACAGAAGTATAGGTGGATGGATTGTAAGATTGGTTTTAACAGTTGTAGTTTTAGGTATAACATCTTTCTTAACACCTGGCTTTACTATTACAGGAATGTGGTCATTTTTAATAGCAGCGGTGGTAATAAGTGTAATAGATTATCTAGTAGAAGCGTTTATGGGTGTCGATGCATCACCTTTCGGAAGAGGTCTAAAAGGATTTTTCATAGCAGCAATAATATTATATGTGGCTCAATTTTTTGTTCCAACTATGGCAGTATCTATCCTTGGAGCAATTATAGCTGCTTTGGTTATCGGTATATTAGATGCAGTATTACCTGGTAAAGTAATGTAA
- a CDS encoding metallophosphoesterase yields the protein MIKNLLTLSGFALISTLIYLDNKIIKLSKYEIKSNKIPKEFNKFKIVHLSDFHNYNFIGKDNSQVIKKIHAEAPNIIVMTGDMVNKYDKDFSIFFKLAETLSKSYKIYYIIGNHEQRLKKHDLDFIIKRLSEFNITILNDEKITIEEKGSCLNIYGINIPLSFYKTRNRPSNIEEVIGKVLKRCDSEEYNILLAHNPLYFKAYTKFDIDLVLSGHVHGGMIRLPFIGGILSPERKFFPKYKSGIYAIDMKKLIVSRGMGHSKPGIRLFNMPEILSITLRNES from the coding sequence ATGATTAAAAATTTATTGACATTATCGGGTTTTGCTTTAATCTCTACATTAATATATCTAGATAATAAAATTATAAAATTATCTAAATATGAAATAAAAAGTAATAAGATTCCAAAAGAATTTAATAAATTTAAAATAGTTCATTTATCAGATTTTCATAACTATAATTTTATCGGGAAAGATAATTCCCAAGTAATTAAAAAAATTCATGCTGAAGCTCCAAATATTATCGTTATGACTGGAGACATGGTTAATAAATATGATAAAGACTTTAGTATTTTTTTTAAGTTAGCAGAAACTTTGAGTAAAAGTTATAAAATATATTATATTATAGGTAACCATGAACAGAGATTAAAAAAGCACGATTTAGATTTTATCATAAAAAGGCTGAGTGAATTTAATATAACTATATTAAATGATGAAAAAATCACTATTGAAGAAAAGGGTAGTTGTCTTAATATTTATGGAATAAATATCCCTCTTTCATTTTATAAAACAAGAAATAGGCCGTCAAATATAGAAGAAGTAATTGGAAAAGTATTGAAAAGGTGCGATTCCGAAGAATATAATATATTATTAGCTCACAATCCGCTATATTTTAAAGCATATACAAAATTTGATATAGATTTAGTTTTATCAGGACATGTTCATGGAGGAATGATCAGATTACCATTTATAGGTGGAATACTTTCTCCAGAAAGAAAATTTTTCCCCAAGTATAAAAGTGGAATTTATGCAATAGATATGAAAAAGCTTATTGTAAGTAGAGGAATGGGACATAGTAAACCTGGTATAAGATTATTTAATATGCCAGAAATATTAAGCATAACTTTAAGAAATGAATCCTAG
- a CDS encoding inorganic phosphate transporter yields the protein MFSTMTITVLIVITVLIFDFINGFHDTATAVATSITTRALKPQTAIVICAIFNFIGAFAGTAVAKTVGENIVSHNSMPQWVILGVLISAIIWNIITWYFGIPSSSSHALIGALVGGGIAYNLRFDVVNWYNLFHDVVIWIFIAPIIGFTVGYILMILLNWILKPFKPGIINKIFLKLQVVAGSLMALNHGSNDAQKSMGLITMALLSGGLISTFEVPTWVIACCAIAMALGTASGGKKIIKTMGSGMAKLTPVNGFAAQTGGAAVIFLATLFHAPVSTTHIISTTVMGVGASKRIKSVKWGVAQNIVWAWILTIPITAALSAFIIFIAKLFM from the coding sequence ATGTTTAGTACTATGACTATAACAGTATTAATAGTAATTACAGTATTAATATTTGACTTTATCAATGGATTCCATGATACAGCAACAGCGGTAGCTACTTCTATAACAACAAGGGCACTTAAACCGCAAACAGCTATAGTAATATGTGCAATTTTTAATTTCATTGGTGCATTCGCAGGAACAGCGGTTGCAAAAACTGTAGGAGAAAACATAGTAAGTCATAATTCTATGCCTCAATGGGTTATATTAGGAGTTTTAATTTCAGCAATAATATGGAACATAATAACATGGTATTTTGGTATTCCAAGTAGTTCATCTCATGCGTTAATAGGTGCACTAGTTGGTGGCGGAATAGCTTATAATTTGAGATTTGATGTAGTAAATTGGTATAATCTTTTTCATGATGTAGTAATATGGATATTTATTGCACCAATTATTGGTTTCACAGTTGGATACATATTAATGATATTGCTGAATTGGATATTAAAGCCATTTAAGCCTGGAATAATAAATAAAATCTTTTTGAAATTACAAGTTGTTGCTGGTTCACTTATGGCATTAAATCATGGAAGTAATGATGCTCAAAAGTCTATGGGATTAATAACTATGGCGTTATTAAGTGGTGGACTTATCAGCACATTTGAAGTGCCAACATGGGTTATAGCATGTTGTGCTATAGCTATGGCTCTTGGAACAGCATCTGGAGGAAAAAAAATTATCAAAACAATGGGAAGTGGAATGGCAAAATTAACACCAGTAAATGGATTTGCGGCTCAAACAGGAGGCGCAGCTGTAATATTTTTAGCAACACTATTTCACGCTCCAGTAAGTACAACTCACATTATTTCAACAACTGTAATGGGAGTAGGAGCCTCTAAAAGAATTAAATCTGTAAAGTGGGGAGTTGCTCAAAATATAGTTTGGGCTTGGATTTTAACTATTCCAATAACAGCAGCTCTTTCAGCATTTATTATATTTATAGCTAAGCTGTTTATGTAA
- a CDS encoding Mbeg1-like protein — translation MSSLTYEELILLDNLIYLKWDIKENEKLINLVDNLLKSDNFDYLMNAIGDCIIRMDTKEWIMILNQIKVKPNLKNLRIKNVNSYNNGMEYACFLSEEGNATVIFRGTATTKEWNDNGKGAYEYDTLEQIEALKYINSLEYSDITVTGHSKGGNKAQYVSIFSPKVSKCVSINGQGFSKEFISRYEEEISKNKEKIISINAKYDYVNCLFNSISEKNIYIKTDIQINPFDYHKASVLLDENGNLRDETNEAEFSKIINYFSSSIISNLPDNLRYLVIDGIVNVIELILCRTDGKDNLFKSLGEYLIMFCHDDCSNYKEFFSIGYAVSEILILPLFFWKDFVIIEESNSKELLNNVVVRMKLLESMAVKKLQIIDKSQIELIQSMSSSVDELIYRIENEI, via the coding sequence ATGAGCAGTTTGACTTATGAAGAGTTGATACTTCTAGACAATCTGATATATTTGAAATGGGATATAAAAGAAAACGAAAAACTTATAAATCTTGTAGATAATTTATTGAAAAGTGATAATTTTGACTATCTTATGAACGCTATTGGAGATTGTATAATAAGAATGGATACAAAAGAATGGATAATGATATTAAATCAAATAAAAGTTAAACCAAATTTAAAGAATCTAAGAATTAAAAATGTAAATAGTTATAATAATGGAATGGAGTATGCATGTTTCTTAAGCGAAGAGGGAAATGCAACAGTAATTTTTAGGGGAACAGCTACAACAAAAGAGTGGAATGATAATGGCAAAGGTGCTTATGAATATGATACACTGGAACAAATAGAGGCCTTAAAATATATAAATAGCCTTGAATATAGTGATATTACGGTTACTGGCCATTCTAAGGGAGGGAACAAGGCTCAATACGTATCAATATTTTCTCCTAAGGTAAGTAAATGTGTTTCTATTAATGGACAAGGATTTTCAAAAGAGTTTATAAGTAGGTATGAAGAAGAGATTAGCAAAAACAAGGAAAAGATTATATCTATAAATGCAAAATATGATTATGTAAACTGTTTATTTAATTCGATATCAGAAAAGAATATATATATAAAAACCGATATTCAGATTAACCCATTTGATTACCATAAGGCAAGTGTGCTTTTAGACGAAAATGGCAATTTAAGAGATGAGACAAACGAAGCTGAATTTTCAAAAATAATTAATTACTTTTCTTCTAGTATAATATCAAATTTGCCCGATAATTTAAGATATTTAGTGATAGATGGCATAGTTAATGTAATAGAGCTCATATTGTGTAGGACGGATGGTAAGGATAATCTATTTAAATCATTAGGTGAATATTTAATAATGTTTTGCCATGATGATTGTTCTAACTATAAAGAATTTTTTAGTATAGGATATGCTGTATCAGAGATATTAATATTACCATTATTCTTTTGGAAGGATTTTGTTATTATAGAGGAAAGCAATTCAAAGGAATTGCTTAATAATGTAGTAGTAAGAATGAAGTTATTAGAAAGTATGGCGGTAAAAAAATTGCAAATAATAGATAAGAGCCAAATAGAGTTAATACAGAGCATGTCGAGTTCAGTTGATGAGCTAATATATAGGATTGAGAATGAAATTTAG
- a CDS encoding MalY/PatB family protein: MKYDFETLVSRNNVGASKWNLMRKINNDVSESIVPFSVADMEFKNPPEIIDGLKEYIDSSIMGYTEATDKYYKAVCNWMERRHRWNIDKEWITEFSGVVPALYTIVRALTKEEDNVLVMTPVYYPFYKAITDNNRKIIKSELILNEDHYEINFEDFEEKAKLEDTKLLILCNPHNPVGRVWSEDELKNIGRICSENNVIVVSDEIHFDLIMPGFKHTVFANISEEFANNSVICTAPSKTFNLAGLQVSNIIIKNKKIRDKVRFERRKSIGNLGLNIFGYKACEIAYNECEQWLEELIQIINKNRKVVKDFFKSNIPEVNIINLEGTYLQWLDFRTLEKDHKALEKFMTTEAMFFLDEGYVFGDEGKGFERINLACPTRVLEEALDRLLEAVERCYR; the protein is encoded by the coding sequence ATGAAGTATGACTTTGAAACACTAGTATCTCGAAATAATGTAGGTGCAAGTAAGTGGAATTTGATGAGAAAAATTAATAATGATGTTAGTGAATCTATAGTACCTTTTTCTGTTGCAGATATGGAATTTAAAAATCCACCAGAAATTATTGATGGACTTAAAGAGTATATAGATTCCAGTATTATGGGATACACAGAAGCTACTGATAAGTATTATAAAGCAGTATGTAATTGGATGGAAAGAAGACATAGATGGAATATAGATAAAGAATGGATTACTGAGTTCTCAGGTGTTGTGCCAGCACTATATACAATTGTTAGAGCGCTTACTAAAGAGGAAGATAATGTTTTAGTGATGACTCCAGTATATTATCCGTTTTATAAAGCAATTACAGATAATAATAGAAAGATAATAAAAAGTGAATTAATACTTAATGAAGATCATTATGAAATAAATTTTGAAGATTTCGAAGAGAAGGCCAAATTAGAGGATACCAAACTACTAATTTTATGTAATCCACATAATCCAGTCGGACGTGTTTGGAGTGAAGATGAGTTAAAAAATATTGGTAGAATATGCAGTGAGAATAATGTTATTGTAGTATCCGATGAAATTCATTTTGATCTAATAATGCCTGGGTTTAAACATACAGTTTTTGCAAATATATCTGAGGAGTTTGCGAATAATTCAGTTATTTGTACAGCACCAAGCAAGACTTTTAACTTAGCAGGTCTTCAAGTTTCTAACATTATTATTAAAAATAAAAAAATAAGAGATAAAGTCAGGTTTGAACGTAGAAAGTCTATAGGAAATTTAGGCCTTAATATTTTTGGATATAAAGCATGTGAAATTGCTTATAATGAATGCGAGCAATGGCTTGAGGAACTTATACAGATTATAAATAAGAATAGAAAAGTCGTTAAAGACTTTTTTAAAAGTAATATTCCTGAGGTTAATATAATAAACCTAGAAGGAACTTATTTGCAATGGCTAGATTTTAGAACATTGGAGAAGGATCATAAAGCATTGGAAAAATTTATGACAACAGAAGCAATGTTTTTCCTAGATGAAGGTTATGTTTTTGGCGATGAGGGGAAAGGGTTTGAGAGAATAAACTTAGCATGTCCAACAAGGGTACTTGAAGAGGCATTAGATAGATTATTAGAAGCTGTAGAGAGATGCTACAGATAG
- a CDS encoding VOC family protein translates to MDINHIHHIAIIASNYEVSKNFYVNILGFKIIRENYRKDRDSYKLDLKIGNSEIELFSMPSAPKRPSYPEACGLRHLAFHVKDIEEVIRELNEKGIETEPIRIDEYTNRKFTFFSDPDGLPLELHE, encoded by the coding sequence ATGGATATAAATCATATACATCATATTGCGATAATTGCATCTAATTATGAAGTGTCAAAAAACTTTTATGTAAATATATTAGGATTTAAAATAATACGAGAGAATTATAGGAAAGATAGAGATTCATATAAGCTAGATTTAAAGATAGGAAATAGTGAAATTGAACTTTTTTCTATGCCAAGTGCGCCTAAGAGACCATCATATCCAGAAGCATGTGGCCTGAGGCATTTAGCTTTCCATGTAAAAGATATCGAGGAAGTAATAAGGGAGTTAAATGAAAAAGGAATTGAAACAGAGCCAATTAGAATAGATGAATATACAAATAGAAAATTTACTTTTTTTAGTGATCCAGATGGTCTGCCATTAGAATTGCATGAATAA